A single window of Bombus pascuorum chromosome 1, iyBomPasc1.1, whole genome shotgun sequence DNA harbors:
- the LOC132909314 gene encoding UMP-CMP kinase isoform X1 produces the protein MTMVLSGGLRLFKMSVKQKFEVLFILGGPGAGKGTLCRYITKKYGYVHLSAGDLLREERMKPNSKYGELIENYIKDGKIVPVAITCSLLDNAMQTSNSPHKRFLIDGFPRNQDNVDGWNEAMSEKCVIKGVLFCECSKEVCTQRCLKRGAAGSGRSDDNEEVLVKRHETYITNTLPIIEYFEKQNFVYKVNSMQSPHKVFEDAKEVLSKIGWL, from the exons ATGACCATG GTACTTTCAGGAGGATTGCGGCTTTTCAAAATGTCTGTAAAACAGAAATTcgaagttttatttattttgggTGGTCCTGGCGCGGGTAAGGGAACATTGTGCAGGTACATCACTAAAAAATATGGTTATGTCCATTTGTCAGCTGGGGATCTGTTAAGAGAGGAACGTATGAAGCCGAATTCAAAGTACGGAGAACTTAtcgaaaattatatcaaagaTGGAAAAATTGTGCCAGTCGCAATTACTTGCAGTCTTCTAGATAATGCCATGCAAACCAGCAATAGTCCCCATAAAAGGTTCCTGATTGATGGTTTTCCAAGAAACCAGGACAATGTTGATGGTTGGAATGAG gCAATGTCAGAAAAATGTGTAATAAAAGGAGTATTGTTCTGTGAATGTAGTAAAGAAGTATGTACCCAGAGATGTTTAAAACGTGGTGCAGCAGGAAGTGGAAGGTCTGATGATAATGAGGAAGTTTTAGTCAAAAGACATGAAACTTACATTACAAATACATTACCTATAATTGAGTATTTTGAGAAGCAAAACTTTGTATACAAAGTTAATAGTATGCAATCACCACATAAAGTATTCGAAGATGCTAAAGAGGTTCTATCTAAAATAGGATGGTTATGA
- the LOC132909314 gene encoding UMP-CMP kinase isoform X2, whose amino-acid sequence MSVKQKFEVLFILGGPGAGKGTLCRYITKKYGYVHLSAGDLLREERMKPNSKYGELIENYIKDGKIVPVAITCSLLDNAMQTSNSPHKRFLIDGFPRNQDNVDGWNEAMSEKCVIKGVLFCECSKEVCTQRCLKRGAAGSGRSDDNEEVLVKRHETYITNTLPIIEYFEKQNFVYKVNSMQSPHKVFEDAKEVLSKIGWL is encoded by the exons ATGTCTGTAAAACAGAAATTcgaagttttatttattttgggTGGTCCTGGCGCGGGTAAGGGAACATTGTGCAGGTACATCACTAAAAAATATGGTTATGTCCATTTGTCAGCTGGGGATCTGTTAAGAGAGGAACGTATGAAGCCGAATTCAAAGTACGGAGAACTTAtcgaaaattatatcaaagaTGGAAAAATTGTGCCAGTCGCAATTACTTGCAGTCTTCTAGATAATGCCATGCAAACCAGCAATAGTCCCCATAAAAGGTTCCTGATTGATGGTTTTCCAAGAAACCAGGACAATGTTGATGGTTGGAATGAG gCAATGTCAGAAAAATGTGTAATAAAAGGAGTATTGTTCTGTGAATGTAGTAAAGAAGTATGTACCCAGAGATGTTTAAAACGTGGTGCAGCAGGAAGTGGAAGGTCTGATGATAATGAGGAAGTTTTAGTCAAAAGACATGAAACTTACATTACAAATACATTACCTATAATTGAGTATTTTGAGAAGCAAAACTTTGTATACAAAGTTAATAGTATGCAATCACCACATAAAGTATTCGAAGATGCTAAAGAGGTTCTATCTAAAATAGGATGGTTATGA
- the LOC132909243 gene encoding nose resistant to fluoxetine protein 6-like gives MEFIGNFLLCKFDILSYKPGSSTSFVGFWLLLLLSVGFGELTGAVDKPETVLLDFLSKPFAPSDGASEECLRDSAVYLKELSHYTPWALQMYDASVKIPLGVITGNYQQLGNYDECLQVKSKYGFTGKACSATVNFEIAKDNGKPHQPDMGDLLLNIAIASGYTKWKSGRSVNYIWMWCVPSSCNHTEIQEALELGLDPLKVEERVDMVIKVSCRTAEMDRPIFDVTDWVYISILTIFVVIIIASTSYDIAKQGHLSTLNRKDKRHVLLTSFSIYTNGKNLLKTDRHRDSIKCLDGLRYISVCWIIYGHTHYIEVVGVKMNLSEIPQMHTNWANMLVLNANIITDTFFLISGVLMAYTVLRKNEKNSQGYFDVIGLYLHRYLRLTPAYAMMIGFYATLFYKIGSGPYWDQWVGANRDYCQENWWINLLYLNNYINLSRICMSQSWYLATDMQLVWLSPIFLYPMLKFTRKIFFWLIFALGLIISILIPFLITFSLRLSGTMLYYKDNTDVANVFIQIYTKVYNRYGSYIIGLALGYLLYQNRSRVVKIRYIYVIFGWLAAAVCGSFIFICPRWMYFDDYSYNELEASFYAGFHRQIFALSISWLIFCCVHGYGGFVGQFLSWKGWVPFSKITYSAYLCHYIFLLVEAGSVRTPGIISTMAILRSFFSNLCLTVLLSALWTLCFEMPFMTLDHTFISHHQSQSKSLNLNQGKIFGSIDSGKEIYRPTEESSATITQDCEGTFNQKSNKNNMYDQDLKSDDKDDKCPFIFVIKAEDNDSWAQLRNVHQNNGFDEDSDQPSKSRTKERMDCCYESIVNEEFIRKEGSRELEDQAASS, from the exons ATGGAGTTCATTggtaattttctactttgtaaATTCGATATTCTCAGTTATAAACCGGGCTCCTCTACCTCGTTCGTTGGTTTTTGGCTTCTATTGTTATTGTCGGTCGGGTTTGGTGAGTTAACGGGAGCGGTTGATAAACCAGAAACGGTGTTGCTGGATTTTCTCTCAAAACCTTTCGCACCCTCCGATGGTGCATCAGAAGAATGTCTCCGGGACAGCGCCGTTTACTTAAAAGAGCTCAGTCACTATACGCCATGGGCTCTTCAGA TGTACGACGCCTCCGTGAAAATTCCACTGGGTGTAATCACGGGCAATTACCAGCAGTTAGGCAATTACGACGAGTGTCTACAAGTGAAAAGCAAATACGGATTCACCGGGAAGGCGTGTAGTGCCACGGTGAATTTCGAAATCGCCAAGGACAACGGTAAACCACACCAGCCTGATATGGGTGATCTGCTTCTGAATATAGCCATCGCCTCG GGATATACGAAATGGAAATCGGGGCGTTCAGTGAACTACATATGGATGTGGTGCGTTCCATCAAGTTGCAACCACACAGAAATCCAGGAGGCGCTCGAGCTTGGCCTCGACCCTCTGAAGGtggaggaacgcgtggatatgGTGATAAAGGTATCGTGTCGCACCGCAGAAATGGATCGGCCGATCTTCGACGTAACTGACTGGGTTTACAT ATCGATCCTGACGATATTCGTGGTAATCATAATTGCTAGCACGAGTTACGACATCGCTAAACAAGGCCATCTGAGTACATTGAACCGAAAAG ATAAAAGACACGTTCTTCTAACTTCGTTCTCCATCTACACGAAtggaaaaaatttattgaaaacgGACAGACACCGCGATTCGATCAAATGCCTTGATGGACTGCGCTATATCAGTGTTTGTTGGATCATTTATGGTCACACTCATTATATAGAGGTGGTTGGTGTTAAAATGAACTTGAGCGAAATTCCACag ATGCACACAAATTGGGCCAACATGTTAGTACTCAATGCAAATATCATTACCGACACGTTTTTCCTTATAAGTGGAGTTCTAATGGCATACACGGTCCTaagaaaaaacgagaaaaattcaCAAGGCTATTTCGACGTAATTGGCCTCTATCTCCACCGTTATTTAAGATTAACCCCGGCATACGCTATGATGATCGGATTTTATGCCACCTTGTTTTACAAAATTGGCTCAGGCCCTTATTGGGATCAATGGGTCGGAGCTAATAGAGATTATTGTCAAGAAAACTGGTGGATCAACCTGCTCTACTtgaataattatatcaatCTATCTAGAATT TGCATGTCTCAGTCTTGGTATCTGGCGACCGATATGCAACTCGTCTGGCTGTCACCGATCTTCTTGTATCCTATGCTCAAGTTCACGCGAAAAATCTTCTTCTGGCTCATTTTCGCGTTAGGCCTAATTATCTCCATTCTAATACCATTCCTAATAACATTCAGTCTCAGGCTTAGTGGAACTATGCTCTATTACAAGGA tAACACGGATGTGGCCAATgttttcatacaaatttacaCAAAAGTTTACAACAGATACGGATCTTATATTATTGGTCTGGCTCTTGGTTACTTGTTGTATCAGAATCGATCAAGAGTTGTAAAGATTCGTTAT ATATACGTGATTTTCGGTTGGCTGGCAGCGGCAGTTTGCGGTTCATTCATATTCATATGTCCTCGGTGGATGTACTTTGACGACTACTCTTATAACGAATTAGAAGCGAGTTTTTATGCAGGTTTCCACAGACAAATTTTTGCTCTTTCTATTTCTTGGCTCATCTTTTGCTGCGTTCATGGCTATGGTG GTTTCGTGGGTCAATTTTTGTCATGGAAGGGTTGGGTTCCCTTCAGTAAGATAACTTACAGCGCTTACTTGTGccattatatatttctcttaGTAGAAGCTGGATCAGTTCGGACTCCGGGCATAATTTCAACTATGGCAATT CTTCGCAGTTTCTTCAGCAACCTCTGCCTCACGGTACTGCTTTCTGCGCTTTGGACACTGTGCTTCGAGATGCCTTTCATGACGTTAGATCATACCTTTATTTCTCACCATCAAAGTCAATCAAAATCCTTGAACCTAAACCAAGGAAAAATATTCGGTTCTATTGATTCTGGTAAAGAGATCTATCGTCCCACGGAAGAGTCTTCTGCTACAATTACGCAGGATTGTGAAGGCACCTTTAACCAAAAGTCCAATAAAAACAACATGTATGATCAGGATTTAAAATCTGACGACAAAGATGACAAGTGTCCATTCATCTTTGTAATTAAAGCTGAAGACAACGATTCATGGGCACAGTTGAGAAATGTTCATCAAAATAATGGTTTTGACGAAGACTCGGATCAACCGTCGAAATCTAGAACAAAGGAAAGAATGGATTGTTGTTACGAATCGATCGTAAACGAGGAGTTCATAAGGAAAGAAGGATCTAGGGAATTAGAGGATCAGGCCGCCAGTAGTTGA